The Solanum lycopersicum chromosome 6, SLM_r2.1 genome has a window encoding:
- the TPS36 gene encoding germacrene C synthase-like (The RefSeq protein has 5 substitutions compared to this genomic sequence): protein MSGAMATFSVFPHSLINFNIWRYTCEPKVHSLKRKLMSPLLAMDVNSSRHLANFHSNIWGYHFLSYTSQLTEITTQEKLEVDELKEKVMNMLMEIRDDNSTQKLVLIDAIQRLGVAYHFHNEIETSIQNIFDASKQNDNDNNLYVVSLRFRLVRQQGHYISSDVFKQFMERDGKFKKTLNNDVQALLSLYEAAQIRVRGEDILEEALTFTTTHLESMIPLLSDNPLKAQIIEALTHPIHKVIPRLGARKYIDIYENMESHNHLLLKFSKLDFNMLQKQHQRELSELTSWWKDLDLASKVPYARDKLVEGYTWTLGVYFEPQYSRARRMLVKVFKMLSICDDTYDAYATFDELVLFTNAIQRWDINAMDSLPPYMRPFYQAILDIFDELEEELTKEGKSDRVYYGKFEMKKLARAYFKEAQWLNAGYIPNCDEYIKNAIVSTTFMALGTTSLIGMEEFITKDIFEWITNEPSILRASSTICRLMDDISDHESDQQRGHVASVIECYTKEYGASKQEAYVKFRKEVKDAWKGINKALLRPIEVPIFVLQRILNLARTMDTFFQDEEDGYTNSNSKCKDIVTLLLVDSVTIGRS from the exons ATGAGTGGAGCAATGGCCACATTTTCAGTGTTTCCTCACAGCTTGATAAACTTCAATATTTGGAGATACACTTGTGAACCCAAAGTACACTCtttaaagagaaaattaatGAGTCCATTATTAGCAATGGATGTTAACTCTTCACGTCATTTGGCtaattttcattcaaatatttgGGGATACCATTTCCTTTCTTACACTTCTCAACTCACC GAAATTACTACTCAAGAGAAACTTGAAGTTGAtgagttaaaagaaaaagtcaTGAACATGTTGATGGAAATTCGTGATGATAATAGTACACAAAAACTTGTGTTGATAGACGCAATTCAACGATTGGGAGTAGCATATCATTTCCATAATGAAATCGAAACATCCATTCAAAACATTTTTGATGCGTCCAAACAGAATGATAATGACAACAACCTTTACGTTGTGTCTCTTCGTTTTCGACTTGTGAGACAACAAGGCCATTACATCTCTTCTG ATGTATTCAAGCAATTCATGGAGCGCGatgaaaaattcaagaaaactcTTAATAATGATGTCCAAGCATTATTAAGTTTATATGAAGCAGCACAAATAAGAGTGCGTGGAGAGGACATTCTTGAAGAAGCTCTTACTTTTACCACTACTCATCTCGAGTCCATGATCCCTTTGTTGAGCAATAATCCACTTAAGGCTCAAATTATTGAAGCCTTAACCCACCCTATCCACAAAGTTATACCAAGGTTGGGAGCAAGAAAATACATAGACATTTATGAAAACATGGAATCACACAACCATTTGCTTctaaaattttccaaattagACTTCAACATGTTACAAAAGCAGCATCAAAGAGAGCTTAGCGAGCTTACAAG CTGGTGGAAAGATCTGGACCTGGCAAGCAAAGTGCCATATGCAAGAGACAAATTAGTGGAGGGTTACACATGGACATTGGGAGTGTATTTTGAGCCTCAGTATAGTCGTGCAAGAAGAATGTTAGTAAAAGTATTCAAAATGCTCTCAATCTGTGATGACACTTATGATGCATATGCAACTTTTGATGAACTTGTGCTTTTCACCAATGCAATACAAAG ATGGGATATAAACGCCATGGATTCATTACCGCCATATATGAGACCATTTTATCAAGCTATTCTGGACATCTTCGATGAATTGGAAGAAGAATTGACTAAAGAAGGTAAATCAGACCGCGTCTACTATGGTAAATTTGAG ATGAAAAAGTTGGCTAGGGCCTATTTTAAAGAAGCACGATGGTTAAATGCTGGCTATATTCCAAATTGTGATGAGTATATAAAAAATGCAATTGTAAGCACTACCTTTATGGCGCTTGGAACAACTTCTTTGATTGGTATGGAGGAATTTATaacaaaagatatttttgaatgGATAACAAATGAGCCTTCGATTCTTAGAGCTTCATCAACTATCTGCAGATTAATGGACGATATTAGTGATCATGAA AGTGACCAACAAAGAGGACATGTAGCTTCCGTCATTGAATGTTACACGAAAGAATATGGAGCTTCAAAGCAAGAGGCCTATGTTAAGTTTCGGAAGGAAGTGAAGGATGCATGGAAAGACATAAACAAGGCAGTACTACGCCCTATTGAAGTACCAATATTTGTTCTCCAACGAATTTTAAATCTTGCAAGGACAATGGATACTTTTTTCCAAGATGAAGAAGATGGATATACAAATTCCAATTCCAAATGTAAAGACATTGTTACCTTGTTGCTTGTTGATTCCGTTACTATAGGACGATCATAA